Below is a window of Plasmodium malariae genome assembly, contig: PmUG01_00_3, whole genome shotgun sequence DNA.
caatattatTGTGTTAATtggaattttaaaaatttttataatccatttattaatttacgTATTAGACGCTTCTATTTTTATCGATTTTTGAGGATTAtccaattttttatgtaaaaatttttttttaattatttaaaatctatatctttaaattcgcaaatgattttaaaatatataaacttttgtcattatgaatattacaatatgcacatacaatataattgaataatatataattatgtcaATTTCTGCAAGTTCAATTAGTAATGGAAAAAACTATTTTAacgaaataataatttaatttttttttttttagatttattattattatttttttttaataaaataaaatttttattataatgaatGCTGTATTAAATATACTCAGAGTAAATCTTCTATGACCCATAATAAATTTCTcattataagaaatatttatgttaattaaaatattaattgtttttattttcttttaaaaatatgtttataaaagtatgtattaaaatgaaaatacatgaactttttctaaattatttatattcctatatatttgttataatactttatatatcttatatatatatacattatttttgttttcatttgtaaaattatattgctatatatatctttGACATTGCAAAACTGCAATGATTACTTTTATATCAAATACATTTTGGcccccttttttattatattaatatttttctctatatacatgtatttacatttttaaaaggaacatgtatataaattaagtattctttaatattctattaaacaataataaatcgTATTCCGATTTagaagtaatatataaattttgtaaaatcattacatgcaaatataatctcattattatagtatattataaaatatccTTAAATTTAGAGATTTgtagataataataaattttattttattaacgcaggatgatatataaaagagtaatttttttttttagataaatattaatgtatacattatataattcagaatattgttcataatttaatataccttttctattatttttattatcaagataattaatattacttaaatatataaagaaattgtgcaaaaaaatatatataattagaattattttttaggaACCATGTAAAAGTTTATAATTAGTATCtgaatatatgtaagtataaattttctgtatgttatactttttattgaataaaaaaaaattatttatcactgattgaataatttttattttactttaatactgtctaatattattatcctccgtattactttttttttataattatttttatgcaaaatttctgtgtatatataatatgacaAATCAATTTTAAAGTCATTTTACATTTGTAAAATTTACTATgggttatatttatataaattcaactttttaccttttaaataaaataaaaaaaattataaataatattatttttattttatcctttgcaggaaatataaaataattaatatttgtattagtAAATGTATAATGGCATTAAAGAActataaaatgaaagaaaattttaagcccctcttttttattaaaaacattGCATTTATCTTAATAATTTGGATATGTCatactaaaaataatgtagtattataataatagtttgtatttcttcttttgttGCTAAGTTTTgttattaagaataaaaatttctttgtataaaaataaatacccatgtatatataaatgtttacattctttttttttagtgtaACTGTGGTAAATCAAtggataaaattatatagatgTATATTTAGGCTAAACAACTAATAGTATACTAACAGAGAGTTCAATGAATGTATTACCTACTGTATATACATTAAGTAACGATGATAACACAAAATTAGTCAATAAAAACAATGacgtatataaaaatggcaATTAGCTTATATCACGAAGaaacataataaaagaaatattattaaaagcaAAGAACAGAAATAAACCATCTATGCAAAGAAAATAtcctttatttaatataatagatTTATTTCTTGAAAAAGATATGTACAACCATTTAGTtaatatagataaaataaagaataacaagaaaattaataaagaggctgaaaaattaatgatatatagAAAGATATATTCAGGAGTTATTAAATCCTTTTTAgttctattaataatataattatttttatatttattatatttgctttttaatttttacccgagataaacataataattcAATGGATATTCAGCATAAAGGAGTAGTATTTTGTTAATTCCAATATTATTAGCAATTTTTGTACTTTTACTATTTGTGGAACTCTTAATTGTATCCGGTATTAATTATAGCtcaaaaagtattaaaaaaattaaataaaaaagccaAATAATTCcgaaatatgttataaaacTGTTAATACCTGTGGTGAGAAAAACATTTGATATGGAATTAGAAGATGGAAGCatccttaaaaataatatataaataagtaatgtgcatacatttacttaatttttattataacaaatacatatacctAACTATTTTGATATgaattatagaaatatatatttttaatctttATTGATTTTCACTGTTACTTTttagataaattttttttagagaACTGCCTTAACGTAATTTCGTACTTTGGAGTGATATGAATAgtgtatataagtatttctttttacatgaaatatatatatatgttatatgatatttttttaaaagtgcgaatttagtattatttaattaaactGAAAGGATATTGAATGTTCctaataacaaataatagaCGTAATTTGCTTTCATATCTTTTAAGTTTTTAGTCCAAAATGATTATTTGGTGGTCTCATAAGaaaaaatgcattatttcgtttaaatttattctaaatatctttttttatatataataaaacgaaaagagaatatatgcattttgtAAAAGtgatttaaaataatttttattttatatattattctgaTAAATTTGCtataatatgttttcatCAGAAAGAtgcttttaatatattttaaaaagtttgaatgttttaaatatgaaaacataaatatatgataacaaaaaaatagtttaaaaaatgaattatatagtTCATTATTGATTCAGatgaatataaattcttgtaaaataattgtatccggtatatttataattgtacTTCCTTAAAATGGGTTAttaattcaattttataaaaattagttaaatatttattataaagtattgttataaatatgaatactACTTTAATTGTTACCTTTTAGTTAACactaaatatttcattattctattaaattatttatttttacatatatattctattttgcaaaatattttatattaaaattaccGTTTGTATGAGAAtcaatttaattatacatggcatatttttatattggaATAATATCAATAATCCAggttcatacatatattcatttttaatggcataaattttttataataatatataatatattataactttttgttttttttccttttactgTATAtgttgaatttttttatgtgctgaattttataatataatataagtataatcaaacaaacatgtattttttttttaatttcatttaaattatctaTTTCTACAAagcatattataatataatttaaaatttttttcaaaattaaacatgtaatatatttacacttGTTAACATggatgtattatatattcaattgtaaattaaatattttaataactgaaaaaggtataaatgtatataagttttttaaaatgagaaatacatgaaacaatttaaattaattttggTATTATTTaactaatataatttatcacATCCAACATGAAAATTGTGTAACTGAATGTCCTTGtatattctatttatttatatatatatatatattgaaccGACGtggaaatattgaaaatatattatttcaggTTCAttgacatatttttaaatatattaaaaataatttaagcaatataataatgttcaTGTGTATAagttttatttatgatataatatttgctgatatatgttttaaaatagctttctttttatattatgtaaataataaaaaaaataatttatatataaatgcagcCTCTTTTATTATCTAAGGTGCGTTAAAATAATCCATAATAgttgtatattaatataaaacatttttcaatttataataatgttaaattttatacttttaaaaaaaatgttacgtcaaaaattaaataaaaaaaaaagaatatatggaaatcaaacaaatagtgaaaaaatataaaagaaaagaaacaTATGAATCAGTGAATTAATACTAAGGTAAAAAGtatcaatataataaattgatGCATTGATATTGACTTATGTTTGAGAAACGCAATAGTGTATTAAAGTTCGTATTTTAGCATGTAACttgaagaatattttttacattaatattttttgaagaaGATAACTATATGTAATGACAGAATAGTAGATTAATTCAGGATGATGCTGAACCATGTCTAACATATATCTTAACAATTACagaaagaaaattttgaatttttaataaaagtatatattattctttttacgtttatttaaataagtcatatgtttatatatggtATAATACAAAAGACGTTATAACATTTgcacatataaattaaaggGGATAgttatgttatatatgaaacatattaacaaaaacactgataatatatacattactaCATGAATGTTTTAACGTAGATAAATACAAAttcaatacatatataaaagaattgtATAATAaggtataatataatttattaataatatatatgtaattgaTATTTTCTAACAAATTAACTATTTTATGGTAcgttatataaattaaaggaatagaattatatagttctgatattgttatatttaagCATTATGTTGTGTAAGTgcaataaacatatattaccAACGAATATTGtcaatatatttagaatctaatatttccatttgaaaaatatataaacaataacGGAATACGtatgaatgaaaataaagCATTATGAATAAGGTAggaataaatgtatataacaatatacaATTAACAGTTTAATTACATTACACAATTTTGCATGCACGAACTTGTAGATCCATTAGTAAaagattaattaaaatatataatcagCTGTAGCAggaatattaaaatgttaataaaaattgtggaattattgtaataaaattCCTATAGAGAACACTTAgtagttttttattatttcttaaaaaaccttattactatatattattatggtCTTAATAATGTatcaaattataaaaatattataacagtATAAAAGATTATCAACCAAATATTAGcacttaatattatatgaaatttataattaaatagaaaaatgttGAAGgacaaatatgtatatatagtaGGTAAAATTCACGTATCACTTAGGAGTATAACAcagaaataattaaataaattaaaaaaaaaaaaaagatttcaAAGTTTCATACTTcgttttatgaaaatataaaatatatagaaagtgaaattttaagttttcatttatgagactattaaaaatgtaaatttcaataaatattaaataagaatcttataaaattagcaataacttcatatataaagtaatgaaataaaaacataattattgTAGTTTTTgtgatattattttttttaattcaaaaattgttatacatttaataattttcgttcttattttaatttattatttttctttctttttttgaaagaaaaacatgaaatattttttatgtgatTAGAATAACATTTTGtacttataattattttataattgttaaTTACTGTGTTATATACtaagcataataaaaaaattatatcatatCCTTTATTTGTTactaattataatttttaaataaaacaatttatgtttcttttatatattacattatttttttaatatatatcatatgttatatgtgcatgtaaaataagaaaaaaaaaaaaaaatatatgtaataaaatatttataagaaaaattaatgaatgcATGATTTTCGTAACAttcaattttattgtattacattatataaaaataatataacatataatatttatttgtaaatacatTTCAATTCAAATATTCCTgttattacaattttatgtagtacatatttaacaatactaaattttatttttttttgtttttgtttacataaatataaatatttttgtcgTATGAAAAATTAGAGAATTTATAAATCAATTATagatttattataatatgtattacataatatacgatttatataatattgtgtATTTATGATACAGAAACATAAGGCGTTAATATGTAtcatctttttaaaatataaacatgatcataaattatattgtatattaaGAACATAATATTGAAAcgttcaatatattttagttacATATTCTTTTTAGTTATAATCATTATCTTATTATTTGTATGATGGAATgctattcttttaaatattaattttttcagttattttcataattaaaagaggtaaattataagaacgatattttttaaaacaaattctGTGTTACTTAGAGCATtaataattagaaaaaataatttaaatcaATAATTATCGTCATAATACATGATAGTTTGTAATCTACCTACATTCTATACcttgtattatttaaataaaccTTATATTAGAAAATACTTAGGtacaattttgttttttttttaaatactaaATACAGTATTCCTAATAAAActactataaaataattaatacattttgaaaatttataagtgcaatataattacattgttttaatgaaaattatgtttttctagaaaaaattaagatgaaaattttataatatatttaaaatttattttttctttgactctaatgtaaaaaatagtacattttattgtatttttacgaaaaactaaaaataaaataattaggaaaataaataaatatttatgacctttataattataagaaaattatattgttgTTGTTTGTATCCTTGCtgaacatattaaaattttattgatCTATATcatggaacaaaaaattaagtcactgttttttattaaaactaatacttttattattctaacttggatattttttctttacaatGACAtggtatgataatatattttaaggtattttgtattttttattttgtccacttcttatttttattaatatcatatattagactataattttttctttttttaaataatagttatttattttttatttagagTACTTTTTGTAAGTTTGTAGGAGAGTACAATATTGAGCGAACATTAGATATAAAGAGTTATAGATTAGTAGCAGAATGTAGTCAATATAAGGACTCAAGGAATACATACCTAAAAGGAATGATACATGAAAATGATGAGAACGAAAACGTTATAACTAATAGTAACATATGtgacaaaataataaataaacaatcAAGTAAAAGTTCATTATATAAGAAGCAATTCAATAAAGGATATATCAGGCAGAGAATGTTGAAATATAGAGGCAAATACTTAACTCTTTttgaaagaaaattattcaaaCATCTTGATTATATAgattttattagaaaaaatccGTCAATTACTAATAAGTCCTGCAAAAAGGTTTTACTTAAGGAGTACGGAATACTAATgtatttaccttttttattagtttCTTGTGG
It encodes the following:
- the PmUG01_00013500 gene encoding Plasmodium exported protein, unknown function, which encodes MEQKIKSLFFIKTNTFIILTWIFFLYNDMSTFCKFVGEYNIERTLDIKSYRLVAECSQYKDSRNTYLKGMIHENDENENVITNSNICDKIINKQSSKSSLYKKQFNKGYIRQRMLKYRGKYLTLFERKLFKHLDYIDFIRKNPSITNKSCKKVLLKEYGILMYLPFLLVSCGLILPIIPYFYTNVINFYKKLYCVFILILFAIFELGIVYMFVKIKKHRRIMKRRA